A region from the Sorex araneus isolate mSorAra2 chromosome 6, mSorAra2.pri, whole genome shotgun sequence genome encodes:
- the LOC101543428 gene encoding olfactory receptor 52Z1P-like, with product MDPSFYNHTSTQDMWYFLTGIPGLEDIHVWIAIPICSMYIVAVVGNVFLIFLIVTERSLHEPMYLFLSMLALADILLSTATAPKILAIFWFNSMNISFGSCVIQMFFIHFIFVAESAILLAMAFDRYVAICYPLRYTTILTSSVIGKIGTAAVVRSFMICFPFIFLVYRLKYCGKNIIPHSYCEHMGIARLACDNIKVNIIYGLTVALLSTGLDIVFIITSYSLILCTVFKIPSWSARFKALNTCGSHICVILMFYAPAFFSFFAHRFGSKTIPHHVHILIANLYVVVPPMLNPIIYGVKTKQIQDRVILFFSPISTCC from the coding sequence ATGGATCCTTCCTTTTATAACCACACCAGTACCCAGGATATGTGGTACTTTCTGACTGGAATCCCAGGACTGGAAGATATACATGTCTGGATCGCTATCCCTATCTGCTCTATGTACATTGTGGCTGTCGTAGGCAATGTCTTCTTGATCTTCCTGATCGTGACTGAGCGAAGTCTCCATGAGCCCATGTATCTCTTCCTTTCCATGCTGGCCTTAGCAGATATTCTTCTTTCAACAGCCACAGCCCCAAAGATCCTGGCCATCTTCTGGTTCAATTCTATGAATATATCTTTTGGTAGTTGTGTTATCCAAATGTTCTTCATACATTTCATCTTCGTAGCTGAATCTGCTATTCTGTTGGCAATGGCATtcgaccgctatgtggccatctgctaCCCACTGAGATACACCACTATCTTAACCTCCTCAGTCATTGGCAAGATAGGCACAGCAGCTGTTGTCAGAAGCTTTATGATCTGCTTTCCATTTATCTTCCTGGTATACAGACTTAAATATTGTGGTAAAAACATCATTCCCCATTCCTACTGTGAGCACATGGGCATTGCCAGATTGGCCTGTGATAATATCAAAGTTAACATAATTTATGGTCTGACTGTTGCTCTGCTGTCTACAGGACTGGATATAGTGTTCATCATCACCTCCTACTCACTGATCCTTTGCACAGTGTTTAAGATACCTTCCTGGTCAGCCAGATTCAAGGCCCTTAACACATGTGGCTCCCACATCTGTGTCATACTCATGTTCTATGCCCcagcattcttttcattttttgcccATCGCTTTGGGAGCAAAACAATCCCTCATCACGTTCATATCCTAATAGCAAATCTCTATGTGGTAGTGCCCCCAATGCTAAACCCCATCATTTATGGGGTGAAAACCAAACAGATACAAGACagagtaattttgtttttctctccgaTCAGTACATGTtgctaa